One segment of Dolichospermum sp. DET69 DNA contains the following:
- a CDS encoding DUF2127 domain-containing protein — MNKHPPGLVAIVIYKGFVALLLTATSIVLLLALKKHDALVTFSDSYVLEGKLTIIEWLIEEIINIKPQTLKFSGIAMAIYAIVTAIEAVGLWYEKTWAKILVIGLVGISIPPEIFELIKGFTTLKVLVFIANIAVLWYLIRHLSKH, encoded by the coding sequence ATGAATAAACATCCTCCCGGTTTAGTAGCAATCGTGATCTATAAAGGTTTCGTTGCTTTACTACTTACAGCCACATCTATTGTTTTACTTTTAGCATTAAAAAAACATGATGCCCTTGTGACATTTTCTGACTCTTATGTATTGGAAGGTAAACTTACAATTATTGAATGGTTAATAGAAGAAATTATTAATATCAAACCACAAACATTAAAATTTAGTGGTATTGCTATGGCGATATATGCCATAGTAACTGCAATCGAAGCAGTGGGTTTATGGTATGAAAAAACCTGGGCAAAAATATTAGTGATCGGATTAGTTGGTATTAGTATCCCTCCCGAAATATTTGAACTAATTAAAGGTTTTACAACTTTGAAAGTTTTAGTTTTCATAGCTAATATAGCTGTATTATGGTACTTAATCAGACATTTATCTAAACATTAA
- a CDS encoding PrsW family intramembrane metalloprotease — MANLSLVLWAVIPPLLLLWFYYRRTPTAPPLLSLLVLFIIGAISGFVALGLEWRMETVANWVLDWQQIQRHFFGVVFRQILAIAPIEEGCKLVAVIVPIYYLQRHYYLRATTVFLFTIAVALGFTAEETWIYLFHGTSSILERSIGTPVHAMFSAPWGYALAIYISASRRSNRSRNLIFTAWLNSVFFHALVNILSMSGRFSQPIYLLTYCFFPLLLWLFWRLEQLLRKLQRKRPLLLISGYTSLARTWQRGLVLLMLLLGGNAAFGLLILARKISPLRWELLFERTIFWFILEKILLNFWLGIFAWLIYRYLRNLARRRYSFRS, encoded by the coding sequence GTGGCTAATTTATCTTTAGTCCTATGGGCAGTTATTCCCCCGCTGCTGTTGTTGTGGTTTTACTACCGCAGAACTCCTACTGCTCCACCTCTGTTAAGTCTACTAGTTTTATTCATTATTGGGGCTATATCTGGTTTTGTGGCTCTTGGACTGGAATGGCGCATGGAAACTGTCGCTAACTGGGTTTTAGACTGGCAACAGATACAGCGTCATTTTTTTGGTGTCGTTTTTCGACAGATATTAGCGATCGCTCCCATTGAAGAAGGTTGTAAATTAGTAGCAGTTATTGTCCCCATTTACTATCTACAACGTCATTATTATTTGCGAGCTACAACTGTTTTTTTATTTACCATAGCTGTAGCTTTAGGGTTTACTGCGGAAGAAACTTGGATTTATCTATTTCATGGCACATCTTCAATTCTAGAACGTAGCATTGGTACGCCAGTTCATGCTATGTTTTCTGCCCCTTGGGGATACGCTTTAGCCATTTATATTTCTGCTAGTAGAAGATCCAATCGATCTCGGAATTTGATTTTCACAGCTTGGTTAAATTCAGTTTTTTTCCATGCTTTAGTCAATATTTTATCTATGTCTGGGAGATTTTCTCAGCCCATATATTTACTTACTTACTGTTTTTTCCCCTTACTATTATGGCTATTTTGGCGGTTGGAACAACTTCTGCGAAAACTCCAGAGAAAACGTCCTTTACTGTTAATTTCTGGCTACACATCCTTAGCTCGGACTTGGCAAAGGGGATTAGTGTTATTAATGCTGTTATTGGGTGGAAATGCCGCATTTGGGTTATTGATTCTCGCTAGAAAAATTAGTCCTTTGCGGTGGGAACTTTTGTTTGAGCGGACAATTTTCTGGTTTATACTAGAGAAAATATTGCTAAATTTCTGGTTAGGAATTTTTGCTTGGTTAATTTATCGCTATTTACGCAATTTAGCTCGTCGTCGGTATTCTTTTAGATCATAA
- a CDS encoding HetZ-related protein 2, with protein sequence MAIVMPTLQQSFEERNIAMTEYGANLAEYWQQRLTTECPEQSQATRQSIVTWLLGVDLERFDLLNPKELAIAEQAMEYRWRILHKRYLSMGRERAYRQLISRLASVVAIRNKIQTWISLSRDRQRSVIDVLQEVLQELLQSDSYIQQQMKQIAALTTDKRLRDTLLFASVEEYCLRPVRNQPILMYRFVNYLRRIQRGGLTQVPSSELVRLVSEEILAENNDSPINLVDNQAIAKYQETQQLEEQQANRQRVQQEFEKYLLENIGQLAVDWLRLYLQGKSQEEIAKQLNKPIKEVYRLREKLSYHAVRVFAIKGQSELIDNWLSTSLEEHNLGLTETKWQELPEKITPLGQQILNLRKAGNSIEAIAQQLQLKTHQVLGEWTKVYLAAQTLRIEN encoded by the coding sequence ATGGCGATTGTGATGCCAACTTTACAACAGAGTTTCGAGGAGCGCAATATCGCTATGACAGAATATGGGGCAAATTTAGCTGAATATTGGCAACAGCGACTAACCACAGAATGTCCAGAACAAAGTCAGGCTACTAGACAAAGTATTGTTACCTGGCTTTTGGGCGTAGATTTAGAACGATTTGATTTACTTAACCCGAAAGAACTCGCAATTGCTGAACAAGCAATGGAATATCGCTGGCGAATTCTGCATAAACGCTATTTAAGTATGGGCAGAGAAAGGGCTTATCGTCAACTTATTAGCCGGTTGGCTAGTGTTGTTGCTATTAGAAATAAAATTCAGACTTGGATATCTCTCAGCCGCGATCGCCAACGGAGTGTAATTGATGTCCTCCAAGAAGTCCTCCAAGAACTACTCCAAAGTGATTCCTATATTCAACAACAAATGAAGCAGATTGCCGCATTGACAACGGACAAAAGATTGCGGGATACGTTGTTATTTGCCAGCGTCGAAGAATATTGTTTACGCCCAGTTCGTAATCAACCAATATTAATGTACCGCTTTGTTAACTACCTGCGGCGAATTCAGCGAGGAGGTTTAACACAAGTACCTAGCAGTGAATTAGTTAGACTTGTTTCTGAAGAAATTCTGGCAGAAAATAACGATAGTCCGATTAACTTAGTTGATAATCAAGCGATCGCTAAATATCAAGAAACCCAACAGCTAGAAGAACAACAAGCTAACCGTCAACGCGTACAGCAAGAATTTGAAAAATATTTATTAGAAAATATTGGACAACTAGCAGTAGATTGGTTGCGCTTATATCTCCAAGGCAAATCCCAAGAAGAAATTGCCAAACAACTCAACAAACCTATCAAAGAAGTATATCGTCTGCGGGAAAAACTCAGTTATCATGCCGTGCGAGTCTTTGCCATCAAAGGCCAATCAGAACTAATTGATAACTGGCTATCCACCTCCTTAGAAGAACATAATCTAGGACTAACAGAAACCAAGTGGCAGGAACTTCCAGAAAAAATCACCCCTTTAGGACAACAAATCCTCAACCTCCGCAAAGCCGGTAACTCCATAGAAGCGATCGCCCAACAGCTACAACTCAAAACCCATCAAGTTCTAGGTGAATGGACAAAAGTTTATCTTGCAGCCCAAACTCTGAGAATTGAGAATTAA
- a CDS encoding class I SAM-dependent methyltransferase, with the protein MTTTIKTETDLASRFVNGILAIKPLANFAKHQARQMMIKRAEEIGVFWTKEAEKLQARDWSSDFAQVQNPDLNYPDYYVTSFHAYETGNLSWQAACEVESAARAVHAKIWQETESQGDAKLRQSFHDILKNSIFEQPQDIIDLGCSVGMSTFALQEVYPQAQITGLDLSPYFLAVANYRSQERQANINWVHAQAESTGLADATFDLVSIFLMCHELPQSAAHQIFAEARRILRPGGHLAIMDMNPKSEIYKKMPTYVFTLLKSTEPYLDEYFSLDIEQALIGAGFQTPTITSNSPRHRTVIAQVSG; encoded by the coding sequence ATGACTACTACTATCAAGACTGAGACTGATTTAGCTTCCCGCTTTGTCAATGGTATTTTGGCTATTAAACCCTTAGCCAATTTTGCTAAACATCAAGCTAGACAAATGATGATTAAACGGGCTGAAGAAATTGGTGTGTTTTGGACAAAGGAAGCAGAGAAACTCCAGGCTCGTGATTGGTCTAGCGATTTCGCTCAAGTCCAAAATCCTGACCTCAACTATCCAGATTACTACGTTACTTCATTCCACGCCTACGAAACCGGAAATCTTAGTTGGCAAGCGGCTTGTGAAGTAGAATCTGCGGCTCGTGCTGTCCATGCTAAAATTTGGCAGGAAACTGAAAGCCAAGGAGATGCTAAACTCCGCCAAAGCTTTCACGATATCCTGAAAAATTCTATTTTTGAGCAGCCACAAGATATTATAGATTTAGGGTGTAGTGTGGGTATGAGTACCTTTGCCCTCCAGGAAGTGTACCCCCAAGCCCAAATTACAGGTTTAGACTTATCTCCTTACTTCTTAGCCGTAGCTAACTATCGCAGCCAAGAACGTCAAGCAAATATCAACTGGGTTCATGCCCAAGCTGAATCTACAGGCCTAGCAGATGCAACATTTGATTTGGTTTCGATTTTTCTGATGTGTCATGAATTACCCCAGTCAGCAGCTCATCAAATTTTTGCTGAAGCTAGACGTATCTTGCGTCCCGGTGGCCACTTAGCAATTATGGACATGAATCCCAAATCGGAAATTTATAAAAAAATGCCAACCTATGTATTCACGCTGCTCAAAAGCACCGAACCTTATTTAGATGAATATTTCAGTTTGGATATCGAACAGGCCCTGATTGGGGCAGGTTTCCAAACTCCTACTATTACTAGCAATAGTCCGCGTCACCGGACAGTTATAGCTCAGGTAAGTGGCTAA
- a CDS encoding 6-carboxytetrahydropterin synthase has translation MQCIVNRRDQFSAVSRYWFPELSESENLEKFGLYSKFPGHGHNYVLFISMIGELDEYGMVLNLSDVKHVIKGEITGQLDFSYLNDVWTEFQETLPTTENIARVIWQRLAPHLPLVRVQLFEHPQLWADYQGEGKQADLTIRTHFSAAHRLAPNLSVDKYGRCTQTHGHNYHLEVTVSGEINSRTGMVVDVAALNRVIEDYVVKIFDHSCVNEDIPYFADIVPTTENIVRYINHLLESPIDDLGVKLSNVKLFESHQLWADYTSNGMESYLNISTHFSAAHRLAHPDLSLEKNTEIYGKCARVNGHGHNYQLEVTVKGEIDAASGMIIDLGALNQVITDYVLEPFDHTFLNKDVAFFGRVVPTAENIALYISNTLRSPIQELGATLYKVKLVESPNNACEIYTTDSESTSVNAEVIQPVLARV, from the coding sequence ATGCAATGTATTGTTAATCGCCGCGACCAGTTTTCAGCAGTTAGTCGGTATTGGTTCCCAGAACTGAGTGAAAGCGAGAATTTAGAGAAATTTGGACTTTACTCGAAATTTCCCGGACACGGACACAACTATGTTTTATTCATCTCCATGATTGGGGAATTAGATGAATATGGTATGGTGCTGAACTTGTCTGATGTGAAACACGTTATTAAAGGGGAAATTACCGGACAACTAGATTTCTCCTATCTCAATGATGTCTGGACAGAATTTCAAGAAACTCTCCCCACCACGGAAAATATCGCGCGGGTGATTTGGCAACGTTTAGCACCCCATTTACCCTTGGTTCGCGTCCAGTTATTTGAACACCCTCAACTGTGGGCAGATTATCAGGGGGAAGGAAAACAAGCTGATTTAACTATTAGAACTCATTTTAGTGCTGCTCACCGTCTTGCGCCTAATCTCAGTGTTGACAAGTATGGTAGATGTACGCAAACACACGGACATAACTATCATTTAGAAGTGACTGTATCAGGAGAAATAAACTCACGCACTGGTATGGTTGTGGATGTCGCTGCTTTAAATCGAGTGATAGAAGATTATGTGGTGAAAATATTTGATCACTCTTGTGTAAATGAAGATATTCCTTATTTTGCCGATATTGTACCAACCACAGAAAATATTGTCCGTTACATTAATCATCTCCTAGAATCACCTATTGATGACTTAGGGGTGAAACTATCCAATGTTAAGTTGTTTGAAAGTCATCAACTCTGGGCAGACTATACTAGCAATGGGATGGAATCCTATCTCAATATTAGCACTCACTTTAGCGCGGCTCACAGATTAGCTCACCCTGATTTGAGTTTGGAAAAAAATACGGAAATTTATGGTAAATGCGCTCGTGTAAATGGCCATGGACATAATTATCAACTAGAAGTAACTGTGAAGGGCGAAATTGATGCCGCTTCGGGAATGATTATTGATTTAGGGGCTTTAAATCAGGTAATTACAGATTATGTACTTGAGCCATTTGATCACACTTTTCTCAATAAAGATGTTGCTTTCTTTGGTAGGGTTGTACCAACAGCGGAAAATATTGCTCTTTATATTAGTAATACATTGCGATCGCCTATTCAAGAATTAGGAGCAACACTTTATAAAGTTAAACTCGTTGAAAGTCCTAATAACGCTTGTGAAATCTACACTACTGATTCTGAATCAACATCTGTTAATGCAGAAGTAATTCAACCAGTATTAGCAAGAGTTTAA
- a CDS encoding carbon dioxide-concentrating mechanism protein CcmK, which produces MSLQAVGSLETKGFPAVLAAADAMVKAGRVTLVGYIRVGSARFTVNIRGDVSEVKAAMAAGIDAVEKVHGGTLESWVIIARPHENVEAVLPIAYTADVQQYRDSVENPIIAPSNRG; this is translated from the coding sequence ATGTCACTACAGGCTGTTGGATCATTAGAAACCAAGGGTTTTCCCGCTGTCCTCGCAGCAGCAGACGCAATGGTAAAAGCCGGTCGAGTTACCCTCGTTGGTTATATCCGAGTTGGTAGCGCCCGCTTTACAGTCAATATTCGTGGTGACGTTTCCGAAGTCAAAGCCGCTATGGCTGCCGGTATAGACGCTGTGGAAAAGGTTCACGGTGGTACTCTCGAATCTTGGGTAATTATTGCGCGTCCTCATGAAAACGTAGAAGCTGTCTTGCCAATTGCTTACACAGCAGACGTTCAACAGTATCGAGACTCGGTAGAAAATCCCATTATTGCTCCCTCTAATAGAGGTTAA
- a CDS encoding alpha/beta hydrolase, translating into MKDWWQDHFPQGRQNLVIPDSQGYPIQIAYGEKGKGKPLFLLHGLGSWSYNWRHSIEPLSQHFRVICCDFKGFGFSEKPVSRREENGHQIIELKRIIQALCNEPPIIVAESIGALISLGLAGENPDLIGCLVVINAPIFTETLPHWSMGLLAQTPIEIIHAIDDLRLAYWFAPLVREIMGTERRKVLYDPSLLTEEDIYWITYPFIQIPGTLVKVAEDLQIAAKEIENLRTNQPSMLRNIQKNLKNIECPTLVLWGDQDNWFPASHGEKLHQHLPNSRLQILQNCYHDASTGSADVVNAAILEFLKDTNY; encoded by the coding sequence ATGAAAGATTGGTGGCAAGATCATTTTCCTCAAGGACGGCAAAATCTGGTTATTCCTGATTCTCAAGGCTATCCAATTCAAATAGCTTATGGTGAAAAAGGCAAAGGTAAACCGCTATTTTTATTACATGGTTTAGGCAGTTGGAGTTATAATTGGCGGCATAGTATCGAACCATTATCACAACATTTTCGGGTAATTTGTTGTGATTTCAAAGGTTTTGGTTTTTCAGAAAAACCTGTATCTCGTCGAGAAGAAAATGGACATCAAATTATTGAATTAAAACGCATTATTCAAGCTTTATGTAATGAACCACCGATAATTGTTGCCGAATCTATAGGTGCATTAATTTCTCTGGGATTAGCTGGTGAAAATCCTGATTTAATTGGATGTTTAGTAGTAATTAATGCCCCTATTTTTACAGAAACCTTACCTCATTGGTCTATGGGTTTACTTGCCCAAACACCAATAGAGATTATCCATGCAATTGATGATTTACGTCTTGCATATTGGTTTGCACCTTTAGTTAGGGAAATTATGGGAACAGAAAGACGTAAGGTATTATATGATCCTTCATTGTTAACGGAGGAAGATATTTACTGGATTACTTATCCGTTTATTCAAATTCCTGGAACTTTGGTAAAAGTTGCCGAAGATTTACAAATTGCTGCTAAAGAAATTGAGAATTTGCGAACAAATCAGCCAAGTATGCTGAGAAATATTCAAAAAAATCTCAAAAATATTGAATGTCCAACTTTGGTATTATGGGGTGATCAAGATAATTGGTTTCCTGCTAGTCATGGGGAAAAATTACATCAACATCTTCCCAATTCTCGCTTACAAATTTTACAGAATTGCTATCATGACGCTTCAACAGGTTCTGCTGATGTGGTGAATGCAGCTATTTTAGAGTTTTTAAAAGATACTAATTACTAA
- a CDS encoding YihY/virulence factor BrkB family protein — MLQPSFFRFFRHLTWRTLKKTFAKTIETRLLGLAAEIAFNAMLSLFPAILALLTAIGLFAESLRNTFIQLATELSRIVPQEAWILIRDFATHEIANSKNSSLFSLSFVLTLWAASGAISTAMTALDRIQQLHPKKMRSFWHAKLISIGLTIGTILLLVVASFLVFISDLLLGIVVKGNTYFLFLLHIWQFLRWPLALGTVATAFAFVYRYGPSKWKANTPIIPGAILAAILWAIVSALFRLYVSNFGNYNKVYGAVGAVIVLMLWLWMSSFVLLLGQQLNVTVGEDMKNLEFRI, encoded by the coding sequence ATGCTTCAGCCTAGTTTTTTCCGCTTTTTTCGTCACCTGACATGGCGCACATTAAAAAAAACTTTTGCAAAGACAATCGAGACAAGATTGTTAGGACTAGCTGCTGAAATAGCCTTTAATGCTATGTTATCACTATTTCCGGCAATTCTAGCTTTGTTAACAGCAATTGGCTTATTTGCAGAATCTTTACGGAATACATTTATTCAACTAGCAACAGAACTGAGTAGAATTGTTCCTCAAGAAGCTTGGATATTAATCCGTGATTTTGCTACTCACGAAATTGCCAACTCTAAAAATAGTAGTTTATTTTCTCTGAGTTTTGTACTTACCCTTTGGGCAGCTTCTGGGGCAATTAGTACAGCCATGACAGCTTTAGATAGAATTCAGCAACTTCACCCTAAAAAAATGCGTTCTTTTTGGCACGCAAAATTGATATCTATAGGTTTAACTATCGGGACTATATTATTATTAGTTGTGGCTTCTTTTTTAGTATTCATAAGTGATTTACTCTTAGGAATTGTTGTAAAAGGCAATACTTATTTCCTATTTCTATTACATATTTGGCAATTTTTACGTTGGCCTTTAGCGTTGGGTACAGTTGCCACTGCTTTTGCTTTTGTCTATCGCTATGGACCGAGTAAATGGAAAGCAAATACACCAATTATCCCAGGGGCAATTTTAGCAGCAATTCTTTGGGCAATTGTTTCGGCGTTATTTCGTCTTTACGTTAGTAATTTCGGTAATTATAATAAAGTCTATGGTGCAGTAGGGGCTGTGATTGTTTTAATGTTATGGTTATGGATGAGTTCTTTTGTTCTTCTCCTGGGACAGCAATTAAATGTAACTGTCGGTGAAGACATGAAGAATTTAGAATTTAGAATTTAG
- a CDS encoding DUF4112 domain-containing protein, with translation MTNSPEKIAITPDGYAPRLKRLRQFSGVLDNIITIPGTQVGIGLDPIIGLLPIGGDALGLIFSFYIIIEAAQLGVSTATLGRMVMNVIVDSLVGAIPMLGDLFDFAWKANNYNIILLEEALKSPHQNKKADKSFILVFSIGLFLLAIVLVSIPVILIRTLWQIFTGS, from the coding sequence ATGACTAATTCTCCTGAAAAAATTGCTATTACACCTGATGGTTATGCACCTCGATTAAAGCGTCTACGTCAATTTAGTGGAGTATTAGATAATATAATTACCATTCCTGGAACACAAGTAGGCATTGGTTTAGATCCAATTATCGGATTATTGCCCATAGGTGGTGATGCTTTAGGACTAATCTTTTCATTTTATATTATCATTGAAGCTGCACAACTAGGCGTATCTACAGCCACATTAGGACGTATGGTAATGAATGTGATTGTTGATTCCTTAGTTGGGGCTATTCCCATGTTAGGAGATTTGTTTGATTTTGCCTGGAAAGCTAATAATTATAATATTATTTTATTGGAAGAAGCTTTAAAATCTCCGCACCAAAATAAAAAAGCAGATAAATCATTTATTCTGGTTTTTAGTATTGGTTTATTTTTGCTGGCTATTGTCTTAGTATCCATACCTGTGATATTAATAAGAACATTATGGCAAATCTTCACTGGTAGTTAA
- a CDS encoding D-alanine--D-alanine ligase, with translation MTKLRVGLLFGGRSGEHEVSIISARAIANALSLEDNADKYEVLPFYIQKDGVWQAGEVAQQVLTSSVSQEPVTTTPNLWQFPTETAKVDLWFPILHGPNGEDGTIQGLLTLMQVPFVGSGVLGSSVGMDKIAMKMAFAQVGLPQVKYIAVTRAQVWSNACVFPQLCDEIEATLGYPCFVKPANLGSSVGITKVRSRPELEAALDNAATHDRRIIVEAGVVAREVECAVLGNDNPKASVIGEITFDSDFYDYETKYTPGKADLFIPANLPDVVARQIQDMALQAFAAVDAAGLSRVDFFYVEATGEIFINEINTLPGFTSTSMYPQLWANTGIPFAQLVDHLIQLAIERHSPVN, from the coding sequence ATGACAAAGCTACGGGTGGGTTTGCTGTTTGGTGGGCGTTCTGGAGAACACGAAGTTTCAATAATTTCTGCGCGGGCGATCGCTAATGCCCTCAGTTTAGAAGATAATGCTGATAAATACGAAGTTTTACCTTTCTATATTCAAAAAGATGGTGTTTGGCAAGCAGGAGAAGTTGCGCAACAAGTTTTAACATCTAGTGTTTCCCAAGAACCCGTCACCACAACCCCTAATTTATGGCAATTTCCCACAGAAACAGCAAAAGTTGATCTTTGGTTTCCCATTCTTCACGGACCCAATGGAGAAGATGGCACAATTCAAGGTTTACTAACTTTAATGCAAGTTCCCTTTGTTGGATCTGGGGTATTGGGTTCATCTGTGGGAATGGATAAAATTGCCATGAAAATGGCCTTTGCCCAAGTGGGATTACCTCAAGTAAAATATATAGCTGTGACGAGGGCGCAAGTTTGGTCAAATGCTTGTGTATTTCCTCAACTATGTGATGAAATTGAAGCCACATTGGGCTATCCCTGTTTTGTCAAACCTGCTAATCTAGGTTCATCGGTGGGAATTACCAAAGTGAGATCGCGTCCAGAATTAGAAGCAGCTTTAGATAACGCAGCTACTCATGACAGACGAATTATTGTCGAAGCTGGAGTTGTAGCTAGAGAAGTGGAATGTGCAGTTTTAGGTAACGACAACCCCAAAGCTTCCGTTATTGGTGAAATTACTTTTGATAGTGATTTTTACGATTATGAAACTAAATATACCCCAGGAAAAGCCGATTTATTTATTCCTGCCAACCTACCAGATGTGGTAGCACGGCAAATTCAAGACATGGCTTTACAAGCTTTTGCGGCTGTTGATGCGGCTGGGTTATCTAGAGTAGACTTTTTCTATGTCGAAGCTACGGGAGAAATTTTCATCAATGAAATTAATACCTTACCAGGGTTTACCTCTACAAGTATGTATCCTCAACTCTGGGCTAATACTGGGATACCCTTTGCTCAATTAGTAGATCATTTAATTCAACTAGCAATTGAAAGACATTCTCCAGTGAATTAA
- a CDS encoding Crp/Fnr family transcriptional regulator, with translation MKIDIVSDTFPLLSTASPQTIEWLFNIATEHDYPSERVVLMEDAWGNAVYLIVSGWVKVRWNKGDESIAIAILGAGDFFGEMAVLDESPRSTDVISLSEVKLLSVSRERFIQILFKDPQLHHRMLQMMVRRVRQINLRLQMRLSPPAVKLAHTLVSLADSYGQESEQGKQIFHISRKDLAEVTEITWEETTKIMEKLSEKGWINIDTANNTIDLINYKQLVVLATKL, from the coding sequence ATGAAAATAGATATTGTTAGTGATACCTTTCCATTGCTAAGTACAGCCAGTCCACAAACTATAGAATGGCTATTCAACATAGCAACTGAACATGATTACCCCTCGGAACGGGTTGTTTTAATGGAAGATGCTTGGGGTAATGCAGTTTACTTGATTGTTTCTGGTTGGGTAAAAGTCCGATGGAACAAAGGGGATGAATCTATTGCCATAGCAATTCTAGGCGCTGGTGATTTCTTTGGAGAAATGGCCGTTTTAGATGAATCTCCACGGTCAACAGACGTTATTTCTCTTTCAGAAGTAAAATTACTCAGTGTTTCTCGAGAGCGTTTTATTCAAATCTTGTTTAAAGATCCACAGTTACATCATCGGATGTTACAAATGATGGTTCGACGAGTCCGGCAAATTAACCTCCGGTTACAAATGCGTTTGTCACCACCTGCGGTTAAACTCGCCCATACTCTAGTTAGTTTAGCCGATAGTTATGGTCAAGAATCAGAGCAAGGCAAGCAAATTTTTCATATTTCCCGGAAAGATTTGGCAGAAGTGACAGAAATCACCTGGGAAGAAACCACTAAAATCATGGAAAAACTCTCCGAAAAAGGATGGATTAACATTGATACTGCTAACAACACCATTGATCTAATTAACTATAAACAACTCGTGGTTTTAGCGACCAAACTCTAA
- a CDS encoding ferrochelatase, with product MVATPEKLHATHSHEHLPSKDRVAVLLMGYGEVESYEDFANYNEQALNLLTAKFAPVPTWIYPPLAKLLAIFDRHEWGHTHHDFISPHNAIFERQRAGLEHELQHKWGSGVQVFKAFNFCAPFLPNQVLAEIKDQGFSKLLIYPLLVVDSIFTSGIALEQVNNALVELADGDEHWIKAQRYIPSFYNEPKYIDLMAHLVEEKIHADLATGYLPSQIGIILMNHGCPHKAKGFTSGIDESQAMYELVRNKLINNYPLISVGWLNHDTPLIEWTQPNATVAAQNLIQLGAKALIFMPIGFATENHETLLDVHHIIHELEKQHPDVDYLQMACVNDDPQFLSMVAEWANAHIAELMETQGMAVNSESAKTHHHHHH from the coding sequence GTGGTTGCAACCCCCGAAAAACTGCACGCTACCCATAGTCACGAACATCTACCCAGTAAAGACCGTGTAGCCGTGTTGCTTATGGGCTATGGCGAAGTCGAAAGCTACGAAGATTTTGCTAACTATAACGAACAAGCTTTAAATTTACTCACGGCTAAATTTGCCCCTGTTCCTACTTGGATTTATCCCCCTTTAGCCAAGCTTTTGGCAATATTTGATCGTCATGAATGGGGACACACGCATCATGATTTCATTTCCCCACACAATGCCATCTTTGAAAGACAAAGAGCCGGGCTTGAACACGAATTACAACATAAATGGGGTAGTGGTGTTCAAGTTTTCAAAGCTTTTAACTTTTGCGCTCCTTTTTTACCAAACCAAGTTTTAGCCGAAATTAAAGATCAAGGCTTTAGTAAACTTCTGATTTATCCATTATTAGTTGTTGATTCCATTTTTACCAGTGGTATCGCTCTCGAACAAGTGAATAATGCTCTGGTAGAATTAGCTGACGGTGATGAACATTGGATCAAAGCTCAAAGATATATTCCTTCGTTCTACAATGAGCCAAAATATATTGATTTAATGGCGCATTTGGTAGAAGAAAAAATTCATGCTGATTTGGCTACAGGTTATCTACCTTCGCAAATTGGGATTATCTTGATGAATCATGGTTGTCCCCACAAAGCTAAAGGCTTTACATCTGGAATTGATGAAAGTCAAGCAATGTATGAGTTAGTGAGAAATAAGTTAATTAACAATTACCCGTTGATTTCTGTGGGTTGGTTGAACCATGATACTCCATTAATTGAATGGACACAACCAAATGCTACAGTAGCTGCTCAAAATTTGATTCAACTGGGTGCCAAGGCGTTGATATTTATGCCCATTGGTTTTGCCACAGAAAATCATGAAACTTTGTTAGATGTGCATCACATTATTCATGAATTAGAAAAACAACATCCAGATGTAGATTATTTACAAATGGCTTGTGTTAATGATGATCCACAATTTTTATCAATGGTTGCTGAATGGGCAAATGCACATATAGCAGAATTGATGGAAACCCAAGGAATGGCTGTTAATTCAGAATCAGCTAAAACTCATCATCATCATCATCATTAA